A region of Petrotoga mexicana DSM 14811 DNA encodes the following proteins:
- the guaA gene encoding glutamine-hydrolyzing GMP synthase translates to MEKILVVDYGSQYTQLLAKRIRDLGVFSEVIQYDDNISLNNVKGIILSGGPDSVYDIDAPDISNEILNAKLPILGICYGMQLMAKKLGGNVEQRGMAEYGKTKITITNQSLLFKKIPSTFNVWMSHKDMVTQVPEKFKITSLTSNNIISSFENESENIYCIQFHPEVRHTEFGADILKNFIHGICGLKGSWTLMDFVENKIKEIKEIIGDKKAIIALSGGVDSSVAAVLTHRAIGNNLKAIFVNHGLLRMNEVEEVESTFRDYMGLNLTTVDAQERFLSKLKRVTDPEQKRKIIGEEFIRVFEQEAKKEKDCEYLIQGTIYSDVIESAKSGKKTFKIKSHHNVGGLPEDIDLKIVEPLKELFKDEVRSVGEILGLPREILYRHPFPGPGLAIRIIGEINEEKLTILKKVDSIFIKTLKETGWYDKVWQAFAVLIPVKTVGITGDKRSYGYVAALRSVDSVEGMTADWSKIPFEILDLVSSRITNEVEAITRVVYDISSKPPATIEWE, encoded by the coding sequence ATGGAAAAGATTCTTGTCGTAGATTATGGTTCTCAGTACACTCAGCTTTTAGCAAAAAGGATTAGAGATTTGGGGGTGTTTTCAGAAGTAATTCAATATGACGATAATATATCCCTTAACAATGTGAAAGGCATAATCTTATCAGGTGGACCAGACAGCGTTTATGATATCGATGCACCCGATATATCAAATGAAATTTTAAATGCCAAACTTCCTATTTTAGGTATTTGTTATGGGATGCAGCTTATGGCGAAAAAACTTGGTGGAAATGTCGAACAAAGAGGTATGGCTGAGTATGGAAAAACGAAAATTACCATAACCAATCAATCCCTCTTATTTAAAAAGATTCCCAGTACATTTAACGTGTGGATGAGTCACAAAGATATGGTGACTCAAGTTCCCGAGAAATTTAAAATTACTTCTCTCACCTCAAACAATATCATCTCTTCTTTTGAAAACGAATCAGAAAATATATACTGCATCCAATTTCACCCCGAAGTTAGACATACTGAATTTGGAGCTGATATATTAAAAAATTTCATTCACGGCATATGTGGGTTGAAAGGTTCATGGACTTTGATGGATTTTGTTGAAAATAAGATAAAAGAAATAAAAGAGATTATCGGTGATAAAAAAGCAATTATAGCTTTATCAGGGGGAGTAGATTCATCAGTTGCGGCTGTACTAACCCATAGGGCTATAGGCAATAACCTGAAAGCCATCTTTGTAAACCATGGCCTTTTGAGAATGAACGAGGTTGAAGAAGTTGAAAGTACGTTCAGAGATTATATGGGTTTGAATTTGACAACTGTAGATGCCCAGGAGCGATTTTTAAGCAAATTAAAAAGGGTTACAGATCCTGAACAAAAACGTAAGATTATAGGTGAAGAGTTTATAAGGGTTTTTGAGCAAGAGGCCAAAAAAGAAAAAGACTGTGAGTATTTAATACAGGGAACAATATATTCAGATGTCATAGAAAGTGCAAAATCCGGGAAAAAGACATTCAAAATAAAGAGTCATCACAACGTGGGAGGACTTCCAGAGGATATAGATTTAAAAATAGTCGAACCACTTAAAGAGCTATTCAAAGACGAAGTCAGAAGCGTTGGAGAAATCTTAGGTCTCCCAAGAGAGATATTGTACAGGCATCCATTTCCAGGTCCTGGATTGGCGATTCGAATCATTGGAGAAATAAACGAAGAAAAATTAACAATTTTAAAAAAGGTAGATAGTATTTTTATAAAAACTCTTAAAGAAACAGGTTGGTACGATAAGGTATGGCAAGCTTTCGCTGTTTTAATACCGGTAAAAACGGTAGGTATAACTGGTGATAAAAGGAGTTATGGTTATGTAGCAGCTTTAAGGTCTGTTGATAGTGTGGAAGGTATGACTGCAGATTGGTCTAAAATTCCATTTGAAATTTTGGACTTGGTTTCCAGCAGAATAACCAACGAAGTTGAAGCAATTACCAGAGTGGTTTACGATATTTCATCAAAACCCCCTGCTACAATTGAATGGGAATAA
- a CDS encoding nucleotidyltransferase — protein sequence MRVLGVVVEYNPFHNGHLYHLREAKTLINPDYTIAVMSGNFVQRGEPAILDKFSRAEVAINMGVDIVFELPFVYCIQDASGFATGTIGILERTNVVTDIVFGSESSNLEVLDKISTILYEQPKTFKKLLNKNLKKGLSFPNARKFALVEYLESSNYEHNVIDILEQSNDILGVEYLNALKLYDSKIVPHTIQRIKAGYNQKEFTGEISSATAIRNLIEKNEMSKVKQGVPSLSYEVLLREIEKGKAPIMFENMRDMILAKLRMMKKEELMQIDGVKEGLETRYSKFSKISSNLTELVKNVKTKRFTLTRVKRTLLKIFFDLKEKDVKLYNSHGPQYLRVLAFTKKGQELLGKMKNLSAYPIITTPSTYRKTYNRLNDKLLSSKKRYQSIPEIYLNQIEYDFLASNIYTLLYKNRDLSSYEPDKKQKVIIS from the coding sequence TTGAGAGTTTTAGGTGTAGTAGTTGAATACAATCCTTTTCACAACGGGCACCTTTATCATTTGAGAGAAGCTAAAACTTTAATTAACCCTGATTATACAATCGCTGTAATGAGCGGGAATTTTGTCCAAAGAGGAGAACCTGCAATCTTGGATAAGTTTTCTCGAGCTGAAGTTGCAATAAATATGGGAGTAGACATCGTCTTCGAATTGCCTTTTGTCTATTGTATACAAGATGCAAGCGGCTTTGCTACAGGGACCATAGGAATATTAGAGAGAACTAACGTTGTTACAGATATTGTTTTTGGTAGTGAATCGAGTAATTTAGAAGTTTTGGATAAAATATCGACCATTTTATACGAGCAACCCAAAACTTTTAAAAAGTTACTCAACAAGAATTTAAAAAAAGGTTTATCATTTCCAAACGCTCGCAAATTTGCTTTAGTTGAATATTTAGAATCTTCAAATTACGAACACAATGTAATAGATATATTAGAACAATCAAACGATATCTTAGGTGTAGAGTATTTAAATGCTTTAAAATTATATGATTCAAAGATAGTTCCACATACTATTCAAAGAATAAAGGCGGGATACAATCAAAAAGAATTCACAGGTGAAATTTCCAGTGCCACTGCAATACGAAATCTTATAGAAAAAAACGAGATGAGCAAAGTTAAACAGGGAGTTCCATCCCTTTCATATGAAGTTCTACTTAGGGAGATTGAAAAAGGTAAAGCTCCAATCATGTTTGAAAATATGAGAGATATGATTTTAGCCAAGCTGCGAATGATGAAAAAAGAAGAGTTAATGCAAATAGACGGTGTAAAAGAAGGATTAGAGACTAGATACTCAAAATTTTCCAAAATAAGTTCCAACCTCACAGAATTAGTAAAAAACGTCAAGACGAAAAGGTTTACGTTGACAAGGGTGAAAAGGACTCTTTTAAAGATTTTTTTTGATTTAAAAGAGAAAGATGTAAAATTATACAACAGTCATGGACCACAATATTTAAGGGTTTTAGCCTTCACAAAGAAGGGTCAAGAGTTGCTGGGTAAAATGAAAAATCTTTCTGCTTATCCAATTATTACTACCCCATCGACATACAGAAAAACATATAATAGATTAAACGACAAGTTATTATCAAGCAAAAAAAGGTATCAAAGTATTCCTGAAATTTATTTAAATCAGATTGAATACGATTTTTTAGCAAGTAATATCTACACTTTATTATACAAAAACAGGGATTTATCTTCATACGAACCTGATAAAAAGCAAAAGGTTATAATTTCATGA
- a CDS encoding 2-phosphosulfolactate phosphatase — protein MNVYFLPNENIKNHQIYILIDLLRATSSISALVHCGAEEIFVTDDIDVAKELKNMGYLLSGERGAIKLEGFDFGNSPLEFLNNSDKIRKKSIVLTTSNGSKAMKKINELGDTIALSLLNFSSVVDFIVQKDFQNIGIVCSGTNGVVSLEDSYLAGLFVQKIMEKHTYNLNDGAKISLNLTKSKRSYVMNSDHSKRLKNLGLKDDLEFCFNIDLFQVVPYSKQNSYTFKNLITV, from the coding sequence ATGAATGTCTATTTTCTACCTAATGAGAATATAAAAAATCATCAGATCTATATCCTTATCGATCTTTTAAGGGCTACTTCTAGTATATCTGCGTTAGTCCATTGTGGTGCAGAAGAAATTTTTGTAACGGACGACATCGATGTGGCAAAAGAATTGAAAAATATGGGATATTTACTCTCAGGCGAAAGAGGAGCCATTAAGTTAGAAGGTTTTGATTTTGGCAATTCTCCTTTGGAATTTTTAAATAATTCTGATAAAATAAGGAAAAAATCAATTGTACTAACTACTTCCAACGGATCTAAAGCAATGAAAAAAATAAACGAACTGGGAGATACAATTGCGCTTTCATTGCTGAATTTCTCTTCTGTAGTGGATTTCATAGTACAAAAAGATTTTCAAAATATTGGCATAGTTTGCTCTGGCACCAATGGGGTCGTTTCTTTAGAAGATTCATATCTGGCTGGATTGTTTGTTCAAAAAATCATGGAAAAACATACTTACAACTTAAATGATGGTGCGAAAATATCTTTAAATTTAACTAAAAGCAAGAGAAGTTATGTCATGAATTCCGATCATTCCAAAAGGCTTAAAAATCTTGGGCTCAAAGATGATCTGGAATTTTGTTTCAACATAGATTTGTTTCAAGTAGTACCATATTCAAAACAAAACAGTTATACATTCAAAAATTTAATTACAGTTTAG
- a CDS encoding RrF2 family transcriptional regulator — MSLTIKSCYAIRGLYEMYKLQNRNKEEKNSKISISKIAESSGISQEFLAKIFAELKKTKIVASEKGKFGGFYFTKAPEEINLSEIVEVLEVPLSSYDCISEGECENQNNCPVEFVWRRVQDAIFNELSNITLKDVIEYGKKKEALAAKSQ, encoded by the coding sequence ATGTCGTTAACAATAAAGAGCTGTTATGCTATACGTGGTTTGTATGAAATGTATAAGCTTCAGAATAGAAACAAAGAAGAGAAAAACAGCAAAATCTCAATCTCGAAGATCGCGGAAAGTTCTGGTATTTCACAAGAATTTTTGGCAAAAATATTTGCCGAATTAAAAAAAACTAAAATAGTTGCTTCAGAAAAAGGCAAATTTGGAGGATTTTATTTTACAAAAGCACCTGAAGAAATCAATCTTTCAGAAATTGTAGAAGTCTTAGAAGTACCATTGAGCTCTTACGATTGTATTTCCGAAGGTGAATGTGAAAATCAAAATAATTGTCCCGTAGAGTTTGTCTGGAGAAGGGTACAAGATGCAATATTTAACGAGTTATCTAACATTACTTTAAAAGACGTGATAGAATATGGTAAAAAGAAGGAAGCTTTAGCGGCTAAAAGTCAATAG
- a CDS encoding TatD family hydrolase, which produces MNFIDTHCHLLLKQFDEDRKEMLKKANEELDLLIEIGINVESSKRVVDFIKDEEKIFGAVGIHPTESQDLKETDLDEIKELAGRPKIVAVGEIGLDFHWETNKQDQYKSLDAQLDIAKEMGLPVVFHIRDAYDEAYNFLQKKGLQEIKGVVHCFSSDWETAQKFLNLGLYLGFDGPITYPKNNKLREVVEKTPVDRILPETDSPFLPPVPYRGKRNNPTYVKYVYEKISEIKGIDVETLKEITKSNVEKLFFNRG; this is translated from the coding sequence TTGAATTTTATTGATACTCATTGCCACTTATTACTCAAACAGTTTGATGAAGATAGAAAAGAGATGTTGAAAAAAGCAAATGAAGAGCTAGATCTGTTGATAGAAATTGGTATAAATGTAGAGTCATCAAAAAGGGTTGTTGATTTTATAAAAGATGAGGAAAAAATATTTGGAGCTGTTGGAATACATCCCACTGAAAGCCAGGATTTAAAGGAAACGGATTTAGATGAAATAAAAGAACTTGCAGGAAGGCCCAAGATAGTTGCAGTTGGAGAAATCGGATTGGATTTTCATTGGGAAACGAATAAGCAAGACCAGTATAAAAGTTTGGATGCTCAATTAGATATTGCCAAAGAGATGGGTTTACCGGTAGTTTTTCATATTAGAGATGCATATGATGAAGCATATAATTTTTTGCAGAAAAAAGGGTTGCAAGAAATTAAAGGTGTCGTTCATTGCTTTTCAAGTGATTGGGAAACAGCACAGAAATTCTTGAATTTAGGATTATATTTAGGTTTTGATGGTCCGATTACTTATCCAAAAAATAATAAATTGAGGGAAGTGGTTGAAAAAACACCTGTTGATAGAATTTTACCTGAAACAGATTCGCCATTTTTACCACCTGTACCTTATAGAGGAAAAAGGAACAACCCGACGTACGTAAAGTATGTTTATGAAAAAATATCAGAAATAAAAGGGATAGATGTTGAAACTTTAAAAGAGATAACAAAAAGCAACGTTGAAAAACTTTTCTTTAATAGAGGCTAA
- a CDS encoding class I fructose-bisphosphate aldolase, whose protein sequence is MDIDVIRNLLAEEADELLNFNSPKISKDQLYLPGPDWVDRIFVNSDRSPQVLKSLQLLFDHGRLANTGYLSILPVDQGIEHSAGASFAPNPIYFDPENIVKLAIEGGCNAVASTLGVLGSVARKYAHKIPFIVKINHNELLTYPNTYDQILFANVKQAFELGATAIGATIYFGSKESNRQIVEISKAFHEAHELGMATVLWAYLRNNAFVRNGKDYHVSADLTGQANHLGVTIEADIVKQKLPQINGGYTALNEEEKYGKFSKKMYTDLVSDHPIDLARYQVVNNYMGRIGLINSGGPSGENDLANAVKTAVINKRAGGMGLISGRKAFQKPMKEGIEILNAIQDVYLCNEITVA, encoded by the coding sequence ATGGATATCGACGTTATTCGAAATCTTCTTGCTGAGGAGGCAGATGAATTACTGAACTTTAATTCACCAAAGATTTCAAAAGATCAATTGTATCTCCCTGGTCCAGATTGGGTAGATAGAATTTTTGTAAACTCAGATAGATCACCTCAAGTTTTAAAAAGTTTACAACTTTTATTTGATCACGGCAGATTGGCTAATACGGGTTACTTGTCAATTCTTCCTGTTGATCAAGGAATAGAACATTCGGCGGGTGCCTCCTTTGCTCCCAATCCCATCTATTTTGATCCTGAAAATATCGTAAAATTAGCTATTGAAGGGGGCTGTAATGCGGTTGCTTCTACTCTAGGGGTTTTAGGAAGTGTGGCTAGAAAGTATGCTCATAAGATACCGTTTATCGTAAAAATTAACCACAATGAACTTTTAACTTATCCTAATACTTATGATCAAATACTCTTTGCCAACGTGAAGCAAGCATTTGAATTGGGGGCTACGGCTATCGGAGCAACTATATACTTTGGTTCCAAGGAAAGTAATAGGCAGATAGTTGAAATCAGTAAAGCTTTTCATGAGGCACATGAATTAGGTATGGCGACAGTATTATGGGCATATTTGAGAAACAATGCGTTTGTAAGAAACGGGAAAGATTATCACGTAAGTGCTGATTTAACAGGTCAGGCAAATCACTTAGGGGTTACGATAGAAGCCGATATAGTTAAACAAAAATTGCCTCAAATAAACGGAGGTTATACAGCATTAAACGAAGAAGAAAAATACGGAAAATTCAGCAAAAAAATGTATACAGACTTAGTCTCAGATCATCCAATTGATTTGGCCCGATACCAAGTTGTTAACAATTATATGGGAAGAATTGGATTGATTAATTCCGGAGGACCTTCAGGAGAAAATGATTTAGCTAACGCTGTAAAAACCGCTGTTATCAATAAAAGAGCTGGAGGCATGGGACTTATAAGTGGACGAAAGGCGTTTCAAAAACCAATGAAAGAAGGAATAGAAATATTGAATGCCATACAAGATGTTTATCTCTGCAATGAAATCACAGTTGCTTAA
- the def gene encoding peptide deformylase: MEIRLIGDPVLRKRAKKVEKIDENLKNVIDEMFSTMYLYDGVGLAAPQVGISLRLFIMDSREENEKGKKVVINPEIIEFLGEEVSFEEGCLSIPDIFEDVVRPEGVKVRYQDLSGNNIEEELHGYQARIFQHETDHLDGILFTDKLPIVKKALLKKELNKLIEKGKKRALELGDTVKL; encoded by the coding sequence ATGGAAATTCGACTCATTGGAGACCCTGTTTTAAGAAAAAGGGCGAAAAAAGTGGAAAAAATCGATGAAAACTTAAAAAATGTCATTGATGAGATGTTTTCCACAATGTATCTATATGACGGAGTAGGTTTAGCCGCACCTCAAGTGGGAATCTCGTTGAGGCTCTTCATTATGGATTCTAGAGAAGAAAATGAAAAGGGCAAAAAAGTTGTTATTAACCCCGAAATAATAGAGTTCTTGGGAGAAGAGGTTAGCTTTGAAGAAGGATGCCTAAGCATCCCTGATATATTTGAAGATGTGGTAAGACCTGAGGGCGTGAAGGTGCGTTATCAGGATTTAAGCGGAAACAACATAGAGGAAGAACTTCATGGATATCAGGCAAGAATATTCCAACATGAAACAGATCATCTTGATGGAATTTTATTCACTGACAAATTGCCCATTGTAAAGAAGGCCCTGTTAAAAAAGGAACTAAACAAACTAATAGAAAAAGGTAAAAAACGTGCATTAGAGTTAGGTGATACAGTTAAATTATGA
- a CDS encoding histidine phosphatase family protein has translation MDIYLVRHGATLWNKMGIWQGQRDVELDEEGISQAKATAERFKNMKIDGMYTSVLQRAIKTAEIINQYHNLQIKKDPDLSECDIGNWDGKKLEEILLNYKEQLEYWHKDIWAVVDGVEALGDVQRRAVRAIKRIVKEHNLEDKIVVVAHGLAIRTIISWILNIPLNQHTSFRVDNTSVSHVIYEGDYRYILASLNETWHLEYYGLETYLTPEEKEID, from the coding sequence TTGGATATTTATTTAGTAAGACATGGAGCTACCCTTTGGAACAAAATGGGAATTTGGCAAGGTCAAAGAGACGTAGAACTTGATGAAGAAGGAATTAGTCAGGCTAAGGCAACCGCAGAAAGATTCAAAAATATGAAAATAGATGGAATGTATACATCCGTTCTACAAAGGGCTATTAAAACGGCAGAAATCATAAATCAGTACCATAATTTGCAAATAAAAAAGGATCCTGATTTGAGTGAATGCGATATAGGAAATTGGGATGGGAAAAAGTTAGAAGAGATACTTCTTAATTACAAAGAGCAATTAGAGTATTGGCATAAGGATATCTGGGCAGTGGTGGATGGTGTTGAGGCTTTAGGTGATGTTCAAAGAAGGGCTGTAAGGGCTATAAAAAGAATTGTTAAAGAGCATAACTTAGAGGATAAAATAGTCGTGGTTGCACATGGTTTAGCTATTAGGACTATTATTTCCTGGATTCTTAATATTCCACTTAATCAACATACCTCTTTTAGAGTTGACAATACATCTGTTTCACACGTTATATATGAAGGAGATTATAGATACATTTTAGCTTCTTTAAACGAAACGTGGCATCTCGAATATTATGGGCTAGAAACCTATCTCACTCCAGAAGAAAAGGAGATCGATTAA
- a CDS encoding Cof-type HAD-IIB family hydrolase → MKKTFVFDLDGTLLNSDVRISPKTYQTLKRLKEEGHLIIIASGRMYASTMYVVENFLPFLKGNVIISSYNGGYIVDHNGKVVFEKGVSKESAVKCIRFLRSLNIHRHIYINDKLISEIDDKEIRDYSKHSFVDYVLVDDLIAEIQNSAHPTLKILAIGEPEKIDLVKKLAEKEFQGEFNLMKSWDTYLDFIPDGASKGNSLKIISKMYNLDPNTLYVFGDSENDIDMLELTKNSFAMGNATEDVKKVANYLIPSNDEDGVAYAIEKILSDDLDNVNT, encoded by the coding sequence ATGAAAAAAACCTTTGTTTTTGATTTGGATGGAACTCTTTTAAATTCCGATGTAAGAATTTCGCCAAAAACATACCAAACTTTGAAAAGATTAAAAGAAGAGGGCCATCTTATAATAATAGCAAGCGGAAGAATGTATGCCTCAACTATGTACGTTGTTGAAAACTTTCTCCCTTTTTTAAAAGGCAATGTGATTATTTCCTCATACAACGGAGGATATATAGTCGACCACAATGGAAAAGTAGTTTTTGAAAAAGGTGTTTCAAAGGAAAGTGCTGTTAAGTGTATAAGATTTCTTAGAAGCCTTAATATCCACAGGCACATCTATATAAACGATAAACTTATTTCGGAAATAGACGATAAAGAGATTAGAGATTATTCTAAACATTCATTTGTTGATTATGTGCTGGTGGATGATTTAATAGCTGAAATACAAAATTCGGCTCACCCAACATTAAAAATATTAGCAATTGGAGAGCCAGAGAAAATAGACCTCGTTAAAAAATTAGCGGAGAAAGAATTTCAAGGTGAGTTTAACCTCATGAAATCTTGGGATACTTACTTGGACTTTATTCCTGACGGTGCCTCCAAAGGGAATAGTTTGAAGATAATTTCAAAAATGTACAACTTAGATCCCAATACTTTATACGTTTTTGGTGATTCCGAAAACGATATAGACATGCTTGAATTAACAAAAAATAGTTTTGCCATGGGAAACGCCACAGAAGACGTAAAAAAAGTAGCAAATTACCTGATACCAAGTAACGATGAGGATGGTGTGGCATATGCCATTGAAAAAATATTGTCTGACGATCTTGACAATGTTAATACTTAG
- a CDS encoding ECF transporter S component, which yields MENATAHQTTLRRVARSPVYIALGVVVFSFLVHSIGNPMLGTIILPLHFVALMAGIMEGATIGLLVGALMPVLNFLLFGMPPFPVFIFMTIEVATYGFISGLLNKKNIYFDLIVSMLIGRGVYMIAYYTIGIILNINLSPLTSILMSYVFGIPGIILQLLFIPMIVKRMPFSVRAGGRVKS from the coding sequence ATGGAGAATGCTACCGCTCACCAGACAACCCTAAGAAGAGTTGCAAGATCACCTGTGTATATAGCGTTGGGAGTTGTTGTTTTTTCCTTTTTGGTTCATAGCATCGGTAATCCAATGCTGGGAACTATAATCTTACCGTTGCATTTTGTTGCTTTAATGGCTGGTATCATGGAAGGGGCAACGATTGGATTACTTGTAGGGGCTTTAATGCCTGTTTTAAATTTTTTACTTTTCGGTATGCCACCATTCCCTGTTTTCATATTTATGACCATAGAAGTTGCAACCTATGGATTTATATCAGGACTTTTAAATAAGAAAAACATATATTTTGATTTAATAGTATCTATGTTGATAGGTAGAGGTGTATATATGATAGCTTACTACACCATAGGAATAATACTTAACATAAATCTTAGTCCTTTAACTTCAATTTTAATGAGTTATGTGTTTGGAATTCCAGGTATAATTCTTCAACTGTTATTTATACCGATGATTGTGAAAAGAATGCCGTTTTCTGTTAGAGCGGGTGGCAGGGTGAAAAGTTAA
- a CDS encoding PPC domain-containing DNA-binding protein has product MDCAKFGSKYIVRLDKGEEIVSMLKDFCSKNSIKLGTVYGLGSTNAITIGLFNTHEKKYYSKEFKGDFEILNLTGNISTMNGDTYLHLHVSISDSDLRSYGGHLNSAIVSGTAEIIVESIEGTVDRKFDSEVGLNLYDFKG; this is encoded by the coding sequence ATGGATTGTGCTAAATTTGGTAGTAAATACATAGTTAGATTAGATAAGGGAGAAGAAATAGTTTCAATGTTGAAAGACTTTTGTTCAAAAAATTCAATAAAATTAGGCACCGTATATGGCTTAGGTTCAACGAATGCTATAACAATTGGTTTGTTCAATACGCATGAGAAGAAATACTATTCAAAAGAGTTTAAAGGAGATTTTGAAATATTGAATCTTACAGGTAACATATCTACTATGAATGGAGATACGTATTTGCATTTACATGTAAGTATTTCAGATTCCGATCTTCGTTCTTATGGGGGACATTTAAATTCTGCAATAGTTAGTGGAACTGCAGAAATAATAGTTGAAAGTATAGAGGGCACAGTAGATAGAAAATTTGATTCAGAAGTTGGTCTCAATCTGTATGATTTCAAGGGATAA
- the surE gene encoding 5'/3'-nucleotidase SurE — translation MNILLSNDDGIMSPGIITLKMYLQEKNNVYVVAPDIERSATGHGITVRNPLWAKKVKFGDTFFGHAVNGTPADCVKIGLDAIYKDIHFDVVISGINRGANLGTDVLYSGTVSAALEGAVGGYPSIAVSCVDFSNPNFEDGAKVVLNILEKLDLNNWPEFTTLNVNIPKIPYDEMKGIKITKQSRRRYQDYFEERKDPFGNSYYWMLGNIIEDDNDDNSDYNVINQGYVSVTPLSVFMTKYDFIDELKSRLEV, via the coding sequence GTGAATATTTTACTTTCAAACGATGATGGAATAATGTCTCCAGGTATTATTACTTTAAAAATGTATCTTCAAGAAAAAAACAATGTTTACGTTGTCGCACCCGACATAGAAAGAAGTGCAACAGGACATGGAATTACAGTGAGAAACCCTCTTTGGGCTAAAAAAGTTAAGTTTGGAGACACTTTCTTTGGTCACGCAGTGAATGGAACTCCTGCCGATTGTGTTAAAATAGGGTTAGACGCGATATATAAAGATATACATTTTGATGTTGTAATCTCCGGTATAAATAGGGGTGCCAATCTTGGAACGGATGTGCTTTATTCTGGCACCGTTTCTGCTGCATTGGAAGGTGCTGTAGGCGGTTATCCTTCTATCGCTGTTTCCTGTGTTGACTTTTCCAATCCTAACTTTGAAGATGGGGCAAAGGTTGTTTTGAATATCTTGGAAAAATTAGATTTGAACAATTGGCCAGAATTCACTACATTAAATGTCAATATCCCAAAAATCCCCTACGATGAAATGAAAGGTATAAAAATTACCAAACAAAGTAGAAGAAGGTACCAAGACTACTTTGAAGAAAGAAAGGATCCTTTTGGAAATTCTTATTATTGGATGTTGGGAAATATCATAGAAGATGATAACGATGATAATTCAGATTATAATGTAATAAATCAAGGTTATGTTTCCGTAACACCGTTAAGTGTTTTCATGACAAAATATGATTTTATAGATGAATTAAAATCACGGTTGGAGGTTTAA
- the fmt gene encoding methionyl-tRNA formyltransferase, whose translation MINTREFKIVFMGTPDFGAEVLEELINNNFNVVGVFSQPDRPKGRGKKLQPTPVKEVALKYNVPVFQPKSVNKGEGFDFLKELNPDIIITTAFGKILRKNVLKLPPKGCWNVHASLLPKYRGAAPIQRAIENGENETGITIFKMVEALDAGDIAIQKRISIEINDNYGIVYEKLLLLAKETVLEFLNSFDQLTLKPQNEEEASYAEKITKGDLIVDFNNDTIKVHNKIRAYDPYPGVRSVYEKEEVKIFGSEFSPDLLSTENKEEPGTIIDIEKDGILVKCRDGAVKIKEIQFPGRKKITTIDAINGKKLKVSTHFSLY comes from the coding sequence ATGATAAATACCAGGGAGTTTAAAATTGTTTTCATGGGTACGCCTGATTTCGGTGCCGAAGTTTTAGAAGAATTAATAAATAACAATTTTAATGTTGTTGGAGTATTTTCCCAACCTGACAGACCTAAAGGGCGTGGAAAAAAGCTTCAACCAACACCAGTTAAGGAAGTTGCCTTAAAATATAATGTCCCCGTATTTCAACCAAAAAGTGTTAATAAGGGAGAGGGGTTTGACTTTTTGAAAGAGCTGAACCCTGATATTATTATTACCACTGCTTTTGGAAAAATATTGCGGAAAAATGTTTTAAAACTTCCACCAAAAGGGTGTTGGAATGTACATGCTTCTCTATTGCCCAAATATCGGGGAGCAGCTCCAATTCAACGAGCTATAGAAAATGGAGAAAATGAAACAGGAATCACTATTTTCAAGATGGTAGAAGCTCTAGATGCGGGAGATATCGCCATTCAAAAAAGGATTTCTATTGAAATAAACGACAATTATGGCATAGTTTATGAAAAATTATTATTACTTGCCAAAGAGACTGTTTTAGAGTTTTTAAACTCATTCGATCAGTTAACTTTGAAACCACAAAATGAAGAAGAAGCCTCATATGCAGAAAAAATTACAAAAGGAGATCTCATAGTAGATTTTAATAATGATACTATAAAGGTTCATAACAAGATTAGAGCTTACGATCCATACCCTGGAGTAAGAAGCGTATACGAAAAAGAAGAGGTAAAGATATTTGGTTCGGAATTTTCTCCTGATTTGTTGTCAACAGAAAATAAAGAAGAACCAGGAACAATAATTGATATTGAAAAAGACGGAATACTTGTAAAGTGTAGAGACGGGGCTGTAAAGATAAAAGAGATACAATTCCCTGGCAGAAAAAAGATAACCACAATAGATGCTATCAATGGGAAAAAGCTAAAAGTATCGACACATTTTAGCCTCTATTAA